The genomic window GATGGTTACGAACGATCGCTACAAGAACGGTGGCTTCAGCAACAACGATATGGTTTAACAGAACGGGAAGCCGAGGTCTGGGAGCTTATGCTCCAGCAATGTAGCTATCAGGAAATTGCAAATAAGCTGGAAATTAGCTTAAATACTGTTAAGACTCACCTCAAGAACATCTACGCTAAACGTAGAGCTAGGTTTCAGTCTGCAAAAGCACAGCAGCCTTCCGATACGACGTTGCCTGAACTAAACTGATCCGAAGTTTTCTGTTAGTTAGTCTCAAGGCTATTGGCCTGCTTATTTTCGCTCTGCCCCCAAGTATTTCCCAGTAATTTGGGGGCAAATTGTTTGCATTAAATTGTTTGCATTAAATTGTTTGCATTAAATTGTTCGTATTTTCGCATTATAGTTTTACTGTGGTTTTGCTCGTCATGGCTCATGTTTCTTGAGTGAGCAGATTTTGAATATATTCGTACAGTTCGGGTTCCGATCGATCTTGCAGTTGCAGATCTTTTAATTCAATTAAGCCGTGGGCTAGTTCGGAGGCTCGGTTTTTGTAGTGGTTGTGGGCGCTGAGTAAATCCATGAAGACCTCTTGTTCTACTTGCATTCGATTGGCATCTTCAGCTAGTGGGGTTTCATAGGTGGTGGAGTCTACGTTGTAGCGCAGCAAGAAGATGAGCGCTTGGCTCGCGTCTTGTAGCTGTTTCTGTAATGGGCGGATATCTAGATCAAGGCGATCGAAGCCAACGGTGCCTTCAATGCGCAGTTCCACGATCGGCTGTTGGTGCGGGTCAAGTTTTTTAGCTTGGATCGCAGTTTGAAGAGTCTGCATTGCTTTTGTCTCTAGGTCTTCCGGGGTTTCCTGTCCGGTGGTTTTGAGCTTGAGACGGACGATCGATCGTTGGTAATAGTCGGTTTTCAGCTCGGCTTGAATGTTGCCATCAGCTAAGGTGACCAGGAAGGCTCCGCGCTGATAGTTGACTTCTTCAATATTATTGGCTTCCAGGGATCCGGGATTAAAGACCCAACCTTCTTCGCAATAGCTTTTGTGAATATGACCTAGGGCGAGGTATTGCACCCCTGCCTGTTGTAACGGGAGTAGGTCGTTGTAGCGCAGTGCCCCTTGGTAGCGAGCAATTTGCCCCTCTAAGCCATGGTGTAGCAGCATGATGGTGTTGCCGCTATGGGGAGGGAGGGATTGAATGGCCTCGGCTAAGAGGGGAATCATCTTGGGGGCAGCGGAACCGTACCACTGGGACCCCAGAATGCGCACGCCGCAGGGTAGGTCAATGTACCCCCCCATCAGCGACTCCGGATCCCAGGGTTCGTAGACGATTTGGCCATCGATCGCTTCCGGTTCCAGCAGAATGAGTAACTCGTCATCGGCCAGATATTTGAGCCAGTTGGTCACGGTGCCAAAGGGGCGGTTGTCGTGGTTGCCTTCGATGGCGATCGCGGGAATCCCGGCTTCTTTCAGCAGCAGTAGGCAGTCCTTGGCTTGGTTGAGAATGGCGGGTTGGATGGTGCGATGTTCAAACAAGTCACCCACGATGATGACAAAATCAACCTGCGCTTCCACGGCATACTTCTGCACCACATCCCGCAGGGCGAGGTAAAAATCCTTGGTGCGATCGCGGTTGTCGTAGTGGTCAAACCCCAAATGGATGTCGGCAAGGTGCAGAAAGCGTGGCATAGGTGGCGTAAAAATTCGGGTTTAGTGCAAAGGTATTAGAATCAGCCAGTCTTTAGACTAGCAAATTTAGGTGGTGCAGTTGCAGGTTTATGGAAAACGGTTGGGGGCTGTAATTTTCGCTTGGGGCTGCATAAGTAAAGGCGCTAGGAGGCTATGGAACAGCATCCTAGATACAACAAACGCTGCTCATTATGAACGGGTTCCTGAAAGCTTCTTTAGTCTGTTTATCGTTGCCGATGGTGGTGGCTACGGGGGCGATCGTTTCCTTGGTGTCGCTGCCGCCGGAAAGTCCGACAACCCATGCCTTAACCACTTCCCAGCCCACTTCCTTAAAAGCGATCGGTCAGCCGCTACAAGCGCCGATTTCATCCCCTAAGCCCAAGGCTGGCATTCAGCAAACGCCTCAGGAACGCTTTAATGAAGGGTTGAGCTATGTGCAAGATGGGGAATGGTTTGCCAAGAAGGGCAAATTAACGGAGTCCCGTACCCAGTATGAAAAGGCTTTGGGGATTATGCGGGAAATGGATCAAAAGCAGTTGGAAAGTGTTGTTTTAAATGGCTTGGGACAAAATTATAAAGATGCTAAAAACTACACTTTGGCAATGAGTTACTACGAAGAAGCATTGTCAGTGAATGAAACCCTCGATCGACCCAGCGATCGGGGCAGAATGTTGGCTAATTTAGCAGAAGTTCACTCTCTGCAAAAGAACCACAAACAGTCCTTAGCGCTGTATCGTCAAGCGTTAGATTTGGCGGAAGGGGATGGGGACACGGTGGCAACCATTCGGCAACAGATGACCCGCGTAGAATTGGCGCTCCAGCCGAAGCGCCCCCAACCGAAGCAACCGAAGGCAACCACGGTCGCGAAACAGCCGCAGCCGCAGAAGTCGCAAACCCGCAGTGCTCAACGTTCGATCGGTTAAGGATAGCGCTCAAACGATCGGGAACTCGGAGTGATTAATTATCTGCGATTCGGGAAAGAAATCTCAAGGACAACACAGCCAATATCAGTCTTAAAGGGGCCATGGAGTTCTCCAGGTGGGCGGCTGGCGTAGTGACCGCTTTCCAACCAAAGATCAAATGCATAATCGTACAGACGACCACTGACAATCAACACTTCCTCGGGGTAAGGATGGGATTTGCTACCGAAGGCAGTGGTATCTGCCCCTGGATAAAAGCGAGTGAGACGGGTATATTCGCCAGAGTCGGGATCTTCGCTAAGGGTGAGTTCTTCCACCATGTTTTCTAATCCAGGAATTGGCTGCCATTGGCCTACCTGTTCTGGACTTAAAGGATTCCAATAGATCGTTGTAGATTTTGGCATATTGATGTTTCTTTAGTTACTCCCTTGGAATAAAGATTTATTGAATCAAGCTCCATCTACATGATGGTTTTACAACTATATTTTGATTATTTTTAGATTAAACTCAAAAGTATAGAAAAATATCACTATTCGTTGCATATCACTCTACAGATTGTGTTTTTCAGCATATCCTCTAACAATATCAATTCCAGTGGAACAGCAATCTTCTTGGTATCACTCTAATCGCTCTCCTTCTGAACAAAAGTTAATTAGTGCGATCGTACCGTTCCCGCATTGCAATCCCGTAACCAAATCTGAATGGCTTGGGCGATCGGGGCTTGGCTACTTTCGCGAGGCGGCGTGATCACTTCTCCGGCAGGATAGCTGCTGGTGCGCGTAAAACTTTGGGAAAGCTGCCAACCATAGCGAGTTTGCACAAAAAACAACCAGTGGAATTGTTGCAACTCCACAATCTGAGTTGGACTATTTTGTCGTTCCAGTGTGGTTAAAAAGACTTGCTGTAGCGAACTGTCCGGACTGGGTGCTGACTCTCCCGGTTGAATTGACCCTGGTTGAACCGGCAAGGGCTCAAACTCCGCTCGGCCCGCCAGAATAACCGAGCCCGCCGTACTCAAGTCCTGTCGCCGTTTGTTACGCACAATCACCCGATTGGCGTAGCTGGGTAAATCCTGGATGAGTGCTGCTGTGAGGTCGCGAATGTCTGTGGGGCACTGGTATTTGGGGCGTGACGGATATCTGGGACGTGATGGAGTTGGCCTCGTCTTCGTGGGCGGCGTAATGGTTCGATCGCCGGTGCCCAGTCCTGCCTTCCCCCAAGCGGGAGGTAGCAAGACCCAACTTCCCCAAGCAAGCCCGATCGCGCTGAACAATATCCGTTGCCACCGTGCCGTCGATCGGGTTGCCATTGCGGTTTCCTCCCCTCGTCCTAACCGATTTCCTCAATAATCCTCGCAAACGCCGCTGCCGGATCATCCGCCGCCGTAATGGGTCGGCCAATTACCAGATAACTCGCCCCCGCCGCGATCGCTTGGGCAGGCGTCATCACCCGTTGCTGATCCCCCGTGGCTGACCAACTGGGTCGCACCCCCGGACAGACCAGCAGGAAATCTTCTCCACAGACCCGCCGTAGATCTGCCGCCTCCTGGGGAGAACAGACCGCCCCCGCCAAACCACTTTCCTTGGCGAGTAAGGCCATTTCTAGGGCAAACTCTGGCAATTCGATCGGCACCTTGAGTTCCAGGGCTAAGGTGCGGGGGCTAATGCTGGTCAGGAGGGTCACGGCAATGATATTTGGCGGTTGTACCCCGGCTTCCGCTGCACTGGCTTGGGCGGCAGCTTGGGCGGCGGCTAATCCCGCTTTGCCATTGGTGGCATGGACGGTGAGCAAATCAACCCCGTAGCGAGCTGCCGCTGCACAGGCTCCGGCCACCGTGTTGGGGATATCATGGAATTTCAAGTCGAGGAAAATTTTCTTATCCCGTTCCTTGAGTAATTTCAGAATATTCGCCCCAGTACTCACAAACAATTCCAAACCCACTTTCCAAAACGTCACCTCTGGCAATCGATCGACCAATGCGATCGCCGCTGCCTCCGTCGGGACATCTAGGGGGACAATAATGCGATCGGAAATTGAAGTAGAGGGGCGATCGGAAAGCGTCATGGAATCCGTAGAAAACAAACAGATTATTGGGCAGAATGGACATTGTCTACAATACTAAACCTTCTTGTGACTCTCTGACTATTGGCTAGAAAAATTTTCTGAGATTATGGGTCACGACGATATGCTGTGATTACGGAACCGGAGGGAGTTCAGTTCGCCAAATTTGCAGAGTGATACCAACTGATTTTTCTAGGGCAGTCATTGCATTAAGGTAATCAATTTTTGCAGAGAGTTCATTATTTTGAGCAGCAACTAAATCATCTTGTTTTTGGATGATTTCAAAAAGAGTAGTCTGAGAACCTCGGCGCTTCCAACGCTCTTGGGCAATCTTGAATTGCTGTTCAGCAAATTCCCTAGCACGTTGAGCCGCAGCCACTTGGTTCAGATTGGAGGTAAGATCTCGGAGTCGATCGTTCACGTCCTGCTGTACCGTTGCTCGGAGCTGCTCAACTCGATTACCTGCCTTCTCTAAGCGTAGTCGATGTTTTTCTAACTCTGCATTTAGGCTGGTATCGCCAAAAGCACGAGTTAATACCAACGAACCTGAAGCATTAGACTGGGATCCTAGAACAGTATTTCCCTTTAAATCGAGAGTCCAACGTTGATTGTTTTGAGCCACGATGCCGTTGAGCCGCTCAGCTTCAAGGTCTAGCTGAGTTTGCAAGTAATCGACACGCAGTTGATAAGCAAGTTGAAGTAATTCGGTAGGAGACCGTGTCAATTGGGGCAAGTCGGTCTGAACCAAAGCATCAATTTCACGCTGGGGAATGACAAGTTGTAATGTTTGATCGGCTTCAATGAGTCGTAAAAGATTGGAAACTGCTTGAGCCAAGTTATTCCCTTCTACGACTAAGGCTCGATCACTATCAGCCACCGTTTTCTCTGCATCCACTAAATCAGCTCTAGGGCGACGACCTGCTTGTACAAGTGCTTGGGTAATTTCTAGTTGCCGCCGTTTACCTGCAATGGCAAGGCCCTGAATCCGCAAGGATTCCTGCGCTTTAATGACTGTACGATAGGCGGTAATCGTCTCGGTGACTTTATCAATTAATACTTGCTGAAACGCGAGGGTATTACTGCGATCGCCCAATTGTGCAATTTGTACGGATGCTTGGTTGACTTTGAGTCCTGCACCTCGCAGCAGAGGCTGAGTGATACTAAAGTTTAATTTTTGGTCAGCTATTGGATCAAGTGTCAGTGCGATCTGGGTCCCGATCGGAGTCAGTACAGTGCCACTGACTTGCACTTCTCGATTCCATTGTGTGCGGTTAGCTGACTGGTTTGAGCGACTTGAATTTGCATTCACATCTGCATTGGATGGGGTTGGGGAAATTCCTATCGCAATTGGTTCCAAAGTTGGCTGAACTGATGAAGATTGACCCGCAGAACTGGAGAAATTTTCTGAGCTACTGGACAAATTTTGATTAATACCGACTGAAAAAAGTGGGTTTATTTTAGGTTTGAATTTACTTTCAGCAACACGCAGATCTTGACGTTGTATCAAGCGATCGAGTTTGCTATTTTTAATATCTCGGTTACTTTCTAAAGCGAGTTGTACTGCATCAGCGAGGGAAAGTTCCAATGGCTTGCTTACGATAGGTAGAGGCATAGCGTGAGGGGTGTTCGGTTGAGAACTCATAGATTGAGTCCTTGAAGCAGAAGCTGCATTTATGGGCTGAGATTGGGATTGTACAGTCTGGGCAAGCGTGTGTGGTAAAACGATGGTACTATTGATCAATAGAACAATACTCAAGTAACGAGCTATTTTATTGTTTTTAATCCATAACTGACAATTCATTTCCCTCTGCTCCTTAATTTCCTATTGTTATTCTGCTCAATTTCTCAAGGCCGCAATAATATCAACTCGAGTTGCTCGCAAAGCTGGTAAAAAGCTGGAACCTACTCCCACAGTGATTGCAGCACCCATGGCTAACGCTGCATTACGGTGCGAAAAGCGATAAGGGGCAGGAAAGAGCGCAGAGGTTACAAATTGAGTTGCACAATGCACAGTGCCAATGGCCAATGCTCCCCCAAGAATGCTCAGGATGACAGCTTCTAGAATAAACTGCATCATAATTTCTAGCCGAGTAGCACCGATCGCTCGACGAATGCCGATTTCCTGAGTTCGCTCTAAAACAGCCGCGATTGTAATATTGGCAATTCCAACCCCACCAATAGCTAGGGCAACCAAACCAACAATTGCTAATGCATTAGCCGCTAGGCGCTGTATTTGTCGCTGGGCTAACAAGTCACTGGTATTATCGAAAGTCTCAACTGTAGCTTTAGGATAGCGACGGCTGAGAGCCTGCTTAATATTTTCGGTTAGGGCAGGAACGTCTTCTATATTAAAGGCACTAATTTGAAGGTTGCTGAAGGTAAATTCACTAGCTAGGCTACTGGCATAGGTATCAGGTACCCACAAACTACCTCCCCCGCGTCCTAATTCACCCCCTGATTTAGACTCCACTACTCCAACTACAATCAAACGTTGACTATCTGAGAAAATTGCTTGGTTCAAAGGTGATTCTTTACGAAATAGAGCCGTAGATAATTTTTGGTCAATGATGGCAACAGCCCGGTATTGTGCATAATCTGCTGGGCTAAAAAAACGCCCTGATATCATCCGTCGTCCAGTCGTTTCTATATAGTTCTTAGAGACTCCAAATATTTGAACTTCCTTAACTTCACTGGCAAGATACTGTAGTGTAGCACTGTAATTAACAGTGTTAACAAAGCTAATCGATCGAATCTGAGGAACTGAACGCTTTA from Alkalinema sp. FACHB-956 includes these protein-coding regions:
- a CDS encoding exonuclease SbcCD subunit D; this translates as MPRFLHLADIHLGFDHYDNRDRTKDFYLALRDVVQKYAVEAQVDFVIIVGDLFEHRTIQPAILNQAKDCLLLLKEAGIPAIAIEGNHDNRPFGTVTNWLKYLADDELLILLEPEAIDGQIVYEPWDPESLMGGYIDLPCGVRILGSQWYGSAAPKMIPLLAEAIQSLPPHSGNTIMLLHHGLEGQIARYQGALRYNDLLPLQQAGVQYLALGHIHKSYCEEGWVFNPGSLEANNIEEVNYQRGAFLVTLADGNIQAELKTDYYQRSIVRLKLKTTGQETPEDLETKAMQTLQTAIQAKKLDPHQQPIVELRIEGTVGFDRLDLDIRPLQKQLQDASQALIFLLRYNVDSTTYETPLAEDANRMQVEQEVFMDLLSAHNHYKNRASELAHGLIELKDLQLQDRSEPELYEYIQNLLTQET
- a CDS encoding TolC family protein, coding for MNCQLWIKNNKIARYLSIVLLINSTIVLPHTLAQTVQSQSQPINAASASRTQSMSSQPNTPHAMPLPIVSKPLELSLADAVQLALESNRDIKNSKLDRLIQRQDLRVAESKFKPKINPLFSVGINQNLSSSSENFSSSAGQSSSVQPTLEPIAIGISPTPSNADVNANSSRSNQSANRTQWNREVQVSGTVLTPIGTQIALTLDPIADQKLNFSITQPLLRGAGLKVNQASVQIAQLGDRSNTLAFQQVLIDKVTETITAYRTVIKAQESLRIQGLAIAGKRRQLEITQALVQAGRRPRADLVDAEKTVADSDRALVVEGNNLAQAVSNLLRLIEADQTLQLVIPQREIDALVQTDLPQLTRSPTELLQLAYQLRVDYLQTQLDLEAERLNGIVAQNNQRWTLDLKGNTVLGSQSNASGSLVLTRAFGDTSLNAELEKHRLRLEKAGNRVEQLRATVQQDVNDRLRDLTSNLNQVAAAQRAREFAEQQFKIAQERWKRRGSQTTLFEIIQKQDDLVAAQNNELSAKIDYLNAMTALEKSVGITLQIWRTELPPVP
- the pyrF gene encoding orotidine-5'-phosphate decarboxylase, which produces MTLSDRPSTSISDRIIVPLDVPTEAAAIALVDRLPEVTFWKVGLELFVSTGANILKLLKERDKKIFLDLKFHDIPNTVAGACAAAARYGVDLLTVHATNGKAGLAAAQAAAQASAAEAGVQPPNIIAVTLLTSISPRTLALELKVPIELPEFALEMALLAKESGLAGAVCSPQEAADLRRVCGEDFLLVCPGVRPSWSATGDQQRVMTPAQAIAAGASYLVIGRPITAADDPAAAFARIIEEIG
- a CDS encoding cupin domain-containing protein, which codes for MPKSTTIYWNPLSPEQVGQWQPIPGLENMVEELTLSEDPDSGEYTRLTRFYPGADTTAFGSKSHPYPEEVLIVSGRLYDYAFDLWLESGHYASRPPGELHGPFKTDIGCVVLEISFPNRR
- a CDS encoding tetratricopeptide repeat protein; this translates as MNGFLKASLVCLSLPMVVATGAIVSLVSLPPESPTTHALTTSQPTSLKAIGQPLQAPISSPKPKAGIQQTPQERFNEGLSYVQDGEWFAKKGKLTESRTQYEKALGIMREMDQKQLESVVLNGLGQNYKDAKNYTLAMSYYEEALSVNETLDRPSDRGRMLANLAEVHSLQKNHKQSLALYRQALDLAEGDGDTVATIRQQMTRVELALQPKRPQPKQPKATTVAKQPQPQKSQTRSAQRSIG
- a CDS encoding ABC transporter permease encodes the protein MGISPFDLFYLTSRSLAANMVRSSLTLLGVFMGVSAVGTTLNIADIADSMIEEQLAQRDKPFVTPYLFSDDGSFDNNDLNQADQQYLKRSVPQIRSISFVNTVNYSATLQYLASEVKEVQIFGVSKNYIETTGRRMISGRFFSPADYAQYRAVAIIDQKLSTALFRKESPLNQAIFSDSQRLIVVGVVESKSGGELGRGGGSLWVPDTYASSLASEFTFSNLQISAFNIEDVPALTENIKQALSRRYPKATVETFDNTSDLLAQRQIQRLAANALAIVGLVALAIGGVGIANITIAAVLERTQEIGIRRAIGATRLEIMMQFILEAVILSILGGALAIGTVHCATQFVTSALFPAPYRFSHRNAALAMGAAITVGVGSSFLPALRATRVDIIAALRN